One window of Trifolium pratense cultivar HEN17-A07 linkage group LG5, ARS_RC_1.1, whole genome shotgun sequence genomic DNA carries:
- the LOC123886408 gene encoding uncharacterized protein LOC123886408: MASFLLDLMKPYVAKFIDGAIAEARYVFCFTCIVKEFEEERAMLETERITIEQRVKDARQRGKDILAKVGSWEKEIDKLNQADTKTKQTCFFGLCPDCIWRYQKGKELANNLVKIKQLLEKVEKFGNIELPHPVPGIERHSTEYYISFKSRESKYKELLDALKDDKNYIIGLHGMPGTGKTALAIKVGKELKQSEQFAYVVDTTVSFTPDIEKIQDEIAGPLGLKWEDCNESDRPKKLLSRLTNGEKILVLLDDVWDLDPPLDFDAIGIPKQDNHKGCRVLVTSRSIKTFNIMDCDKRIELDVLSKEDAWIMFKSYARISNSTSKKLTDKGRQIAKQCKQLPIAISVIASSLKGQQNREHEWDVTLKSLKQPVSVHGVDDHVVGIYNCLKISYDNLKDENTKVLFLLCSVFREDEEYSVEDLTRLCIGVGLFAEDYGSYDDARIELVVAKNELVDSCLLLEDGEKSLKMHDLVRDAAQWIANKEIQCVRLFDKKEKSLVENQTNIKHLLCEGKCMDIFNLKFDGSKLETLIVKVDRDDDRKRIEVPDSFFQNVIKLRVLNFSGNYGRPLSLPDSIQSLSNIRSVLVDSVDLGDISILGNLQSLETLDLVKCKISEFPNQITKLGKFKLLKLEDCKIRKNNPFEVIERCSSLEEFYFKDSTNDFCQEITLPVLQRYHINRGGMFYSSSMEMEIINFPKYVVFHGGNDEESHFSKGTLKYCMQTAEALWLHGIKEGWRNLMPEIVPVDLGMNFLVELHLFCILQLECLIDTIGSQVPNVLCMLVVLELKEMKNMEELSNGPLSFESLNNLENLSIMDCEQLQSLFKGKLNLCNLKAITLENCPMLVSLFEVLTSRSLVLLETLKIANCERLETIIADARREDEEIDDGDNNNKSHGSMFSKLKVIDIERCHRLESILPLLSAQDIPVLETIRITECDGLKYVFDQSQNVELVSLSKLMLSKLPNFIGIFEECYDPTSSFVKGSSSTSNYGSKAQIQLDHIKCNIFSWTHICCQTRIPLASESNSYRLNIWERAQCLPIQSKILCNIKELVLIHFPKMKSVSIAPLMQLETLKIKYCDELKYIIIDTGDHNTGGNNLVKVFPKLKELYVEGCEQLEYIFGHDTNDHQNHMEIHLHFPELRSLRLFFLISFVAMCPKQYRTTFPSLGNTIIKELSGNAEHFLTLEMLQLHYCTVENIFSLSEVNVQPQLDLGLQDIELHDLPMMTCLFVGPKNSFVLKNLARIDIVRCEELKIAFSTSILRFLPQLIYITIEECKELEHIIEDDDDDLENNKNTNSSRTCFPKLEGLSVINCNKLISVLPFSVCKELPKLNVLLITEANELEEIFKSQDDHKVDIPNLKIVAFDKLPSLRYTQGNQFQAVENRYVQNCQKLTLTSASTTNIFEEITELCRISTRFDLYMNVKNLFEQIVSAETTEETTEIFENAGIEQLPSAKITEDFEVPVVNNFLYLTILPTNSKLEGSTSEKTEVATVSTISGTKNEPPIQDIEIEGTSKTNNDQDSLNDNALMKVNSNAEEQFSKGDEIIVSKSKPSLNITSPIASPFPSMPSIGDPSQKVEDLAILTTKSKIQMKQTPEADHEFVENVPDSEILPTNSKIQMKQTPEAEHEFVEKFPNLAILPTNSEELLNDQLEASTSEKTAFATVSTISGTKNEPPKQKGIEKEGVSKTNIDQVSLNDDAFMKVNSTVEEQFSKDDEIIVSKSKPSPSITSPIASQFPSVSSNGGPSQKVEDLSSSLLVKRELEELVSKNHLDYLNLPLLTDFLVKNPSVHLKDTSLPNRYKGCAYNLLAELLQFLETHSLVEVSGSRHSEFVELLQDARYFAFDKEWLDGVERRALFPEIQVSPDALEKLLHSKKQVTKDVEDLRFKIHILSQHVEDLKHQLISSEAVLESIIQQEAVLSAPIGY; encoded by the exons ATGGCGAGTTTCCTCCTAGATTTGATGAAGCCATATGTGGCGAAATTCATTGACGGGGCAATAGCAGAAGCACGTTATGTATTTTGCTTCACATGCATTGTTAaggaatttgaagaagaaaggGCTATGTTGGAAACAGAAAGGATAACTATCGAGCAACGTGTCAAAGATGCAAGACAAAGAGGTAAAGATATTCTAGCTAAAGTTGGTTCTTGGGAAAAGGAAATTGATAAGCTCAATCAAGCggacacaaaaacaaaacaaacatgttTCTTTGGATTGTGTCCTGATTGTATATGGCGATATCAAAAGGGAAAGGAGTTGGCAAATAACTTGGTGAAGATCAAACAACTACTAGAAAAGGTTGAGAAATTTGGAAATATTGAACTTCCTCACCCTGTTCCAGGTATTGAACGCCATTCAACTGAATATTACATTTCTTTTAAAAGCAGAGAGTCAAAATACAAAGAACTTTTAGATGCACTAAAAGATGACAAAAACTATATAATCGGATTGCACGGGATGCCAGGCACCGGAAAGACTGCATTGGCCATAAAAGTGGGTAAAGAACTAAAGCAATCTGAACAGTTTGCTTATGTCGTTGATACGACTGTGTCGTTTACTCCTGATATAGAAAAGATTCAAGATGAGATTGCTGGACCTTTAGGATTGAAATGGGAGGATTGTAATGAATCAGACCGACCCAAAAAACTATTGAGCAGATTAACAAATGGTGAAAAAATTCTTGTGTTACTGGATGATGTGTGGGATCTAGACCCACCACTTGATTTTGATGCAATAGGGATTCCAAAACAGGACAATCACAAAGGTTGTAGAGTTCTTGTAACCTCACGCAGTATAAAAACTTTCAACATAATGGATTGTGATAAGAGAATTGAGTTGGATGTTTTATCTAAAGAAGACGCATGGATCATGTTCAAAAGTTATGCCAGAATAAGTAATAGCACCTCTAAAAAATTGACCGATAAGGGACGTCAAATTGCAAAGCAATGCAAACAATTACCCATTGCAATTTCAGTTATCGCCAGCAGTTTAAAGGGCCAACAAAATCGAGAGCATGAGTGGGATGTGACATTGAAATCCTTGAAGCAGCCTGTATCCGTGCATGGTGTTGATGATCATGTGGTTGGAATTTATAACTGTTTGAAGATTAGCTATGATAATTTGAAGGATGAAAACACCAAGGTGTTGTTCCTCTTATGTTCGGTTTTTCGAGAAGATGAAGAATATTCTGTTGAAGATCTAACCAGACTTTGCATAGGAGTGGGTCTTTTTGCGGAAGATTATGGTAGCTATGATGATGCTCGAATCGAATTAGTTGTAGCCAAAAACGAGCTTGTAGATTCTTGTTTGTTGTTGGAGGACGGTGAAAAAAGTCTAAAAATGCATGATTTGGTTCGTGATGCAGCTCAATGGATAGCAAACAAAGAGATTCAATGTGTAagattgtttgataaaaaagaaaagtcaTTGGTTGAAAACCAGACAAATATCAAACATTTATTATGTGAAGGGAAGTGCATGGATATTTTTAACTTGAAATTTGATGGTTCCAAACTTGAGACTTTAATTGTCAAGGTGGATAGAGATGATGACCGCAAACGTATAGAAGTTCCAGATTCTTTCTTTCAAAATGTTATCAAGCTTcgtgttttgaatttttcagGAAATTATGGACGACCTTTATCATTACCAGACTCAATTCAGTCATTGTCCAATATTCGATCTGTGTTGGTTGATAGTGTGGATTTAGGTGACATCTCTATTTTGGGAAACCTACAAAGTCTAGAGACTCTTGATTTGGTTAAATGCAAAATCAGTGAATTcccaaaccaaattacaaaattgGGGAAGTTTAAATTGTTGAAGTTGGAAGATTGCAAAATTAGAAAGAATAATCCATTTGAAGTTATTGAAAGATGCTCATCACTTGAAGAGTTTTATTTCAAAGATAGTACCAATGATTTTTGTCAGGAAATAACCTTACCTGTGTTGCAAAGATATCATATCAATAGAGGTGGGATGTTCTATTCTTCTTCAATGGAGATGGAGATAATCAATTTCCCAAAATATGTGGTGTTTCATGGAGGTAATGATGAAGAGTCTCATTTTTCAAAAGGAACACTCAAGTACTGCATGCAAACAGCAGAGGCTCTTTGGCTACATGGAATTAAGGAGGGGTGGAGAAATCTCATGCCTGAGATTGTTCCTGTAGATCTAGGTATGAATTTCCTTGTTGAACTTCATTTGTTTTGCATTTTACAATTAGAGTGTCTCATTGACACCATTGGTTCTCAAGTACCAAATGTCTTGTGCATGTTGGTTGTACTAGAactgaaagaaatgaaaaatatggaAGAACTATCCAATGGACCCCTTTCCTTTGAATCTCTGAACAATTTAGAAAATCTATCAATCATGGATTGTGAACAGTTGCAAAGCTTGTTTAAAGGTAAGCTGAACCTCTGCAATCTAAAGGCCATCACACTTGAGAATTGCCCTATGTTAGTTTCCCTATTTGAAGTGTTAACTTCTCGAAGCCTAGTGCTACTAGAGACATTGAAAATAGCAAACTGTGAGAGACTGGAAACCATAATAGCAGATGCAAGAAGAGAGGATGAAGAAATAGATGACGGtgataataataacaagagTCATGGTTCAATGTTTTCGAAACTAAAAGTTATTGATATTGAGAGATGTCACCGATTAGAATCTATACTACCTTTACTCTCTGCTCAAGACATTCCAGTACTAGAAACTATCAGAATAACAGAATGTGATGGATTGAAATATGTGTTTGATCAATCCCAAAATGTTGAACTTGTTTCGCTAAGTAAATTGATGCTCTCTAAATTACCAAACTTCATTGGTATTTTTGAAGAATGTTATGATCCCACGTCTTCATTTGTGAAGGGATCATCATCCACTTCCAATTATGGTTCCAAAGCACAAATACAATTGGATCATATCAAATGCAATATCTTCTCTTGGACTCATATATGTTGTCAAACCAGAATCCCATTGGCATCA GAATCAAATTCATATCGCCTTAACATATGGGAACGTGCTCAATGTCTTCCAATACAATCAAAGATCCTCTGCAATATTAAAGAGCTTGTATTGATTCATTTTCCGAAGATGAAATCAGTATCTATAGCTCCACTAATGCAGTTGGAAACTTTGAAAATTAAGTACTGTGATGAACTGAAGTACATAATAATAGACACCGGGGATCATAACACTGGTGGCAACAACTTGGTCAAGGTCTTCCCAAAATTGAAAGAGCTCTATGTTGAAGGTTGTGAGCAATTGGAATACATATTTGGACACGACACTAATGATCATCAAAACCACATGGAGATCCACCTTCATTTTCCAGAATTGAGAAGTCTTAGGCTTTTTTTTCTGATAAGTTTTGTTGCCATGTGTCCCAAACAGTATCGAACAACATTTCCTTCTCTGGGTAATACAATCATTAAG GAATTAAGTGGGAACGCGGAGCATTTTCTCACATTGGAAATGCTTCAGTTACACTATTGCACagtagaaaatatattttctctcaGTGAAGTAAATGTACAGCCACAACTGGACTTAGGTTTGCAAGACATTGAGTTGCATGATCTGCCTATGATGACTTGTCTTTTTGTGGGTCCCAAAAATTCATTTGTCCTCAAAAACCTTGCACGCATAGATATTGTGCGATGTGAAGAATTGAAAATTGCATTCTCCACTTCCATTTTAAGATTCCTACCGCAGTTGATTTATATAACAATAGAAGAATGCAAAGAGTTGGAACATAttattgaagatgatgatgatgatttggagaacaacaaaaatacaaattcTTCAAGAACATGCTTCCCAAAGCTAGAAGGACTTTCTGTTATAAATTGCAACAAGTTGATATCTGTCCTCCCATTCTCTGTATGTAAAGAGCTTCCGAAGCTAAATGTTCTGTTGATAACAGAAGCAAATGAGTTAGAAGAAATATTCAAAAGTCAAGATGATCACAAAGTTGATATCCCAAATCTAAAAATTGTAGCATTTGATAAGCTACCAAGCCTCCGTTATACCCAGGGAAATCAATTTCAGGCTGTAGAAAATCGCTATGTACAGAATTGTCAAAAACTCACTCTGACTTCGGCATCAACAACCAACATCTTTGAGGAAATTACTGAATTATGTCGAATAAGTACAC GTTTTGATTTGTATATGAATGTGAAAAATCTATTTGAACAAATAGTAAGTGCAGAAACCACTGAAGAAACCactgaaatttttgaaaatgcTGGGATTGAACAACTGCCAAGTGCAAAAATCACTGAAGATTTTGAAGTACCAGTTGTTAACAATTTTCTGTATTTAACAATACTACCAACAAATTCAAAA TTGGAGGGATCAACATCAGAAAAAACAGAAGTTGCAACTGTGTCTACCATTTCAGGAACAAAGAATGAGCCACCTATACAG GATATTGAGATAGAAGGAACTTCTAAGACTAATAACGATCAAG ATTCTCTAAATGATAATGCTTTGATGAAAGTAAACTCAAATGCTGAGGAACAATTTTCTAAGGGTGATGAAATAATTGTTTCCAAATCTAAACCCTCTCTTAACATCACATCTCCTATTGCTTCTCCGTTCCCTTCAATGCCTTCTATAG GGGATCCTTCTCAAAAAGTAGAAGATTTAGCAATTCTAACAACAAAATCTAAA ATACAAATGAAACAAACACCTGAGGCAGATcatgaatttgttgaaaatgttCCGGATTCAGAAATACTACCAACAAATTCAAAA ATACAAATGAAACAAACACCTGAGGCAGAGCatgaatttgttgaaaaattTCCAAATTTAGCAATACTACCAACAAATTCAGAA GAGTTGTTGAATGATCAA TTGGAGGCCTCAACATCAGAAAAAACAGCATTTGCAACTGTGTCTACCATTTCAGGAACAAAGAACGAGCCACCTAAACAAAAG GGTATTGAGAAAGAAGGAGTTTCTAAGACTAATATTGATCAAg TTTCTCTAAATGATGACGCTTTCATGAAAGTAAACTCAACTGTTGAGGAACAGTTTTCTAAGGATGATGAAATAATAGTTTCCAAATCGAAACCCTCTCCTAGCATCACATCTCCTATTGCATCTCAGTTCCCTTCAGTGTCTTCTAATG GGGGGCCTTCTCAAAAAGTAGAAGATTTAAGTTCATCTTTGCTTGTCAAGAGGGAGCTTGAGGAACTGGTCTCCAAGAATCATTTGGATTATCTGAACTTGCCTTTGTTAACTGATTTTCTTGTTAAGAATCCTTCTGTTCATTTAAAGGACACTTCACTTCCTAATAGATACAAGGGTTGTGCCTACAACTTACTGGCCGAGCTATTGCAATTCCTCGAAACCCATAGTTTAGTTGAAGTATCGGGCTCACGCCACTCTGAATTTGTGGAGCTATTACAAGATGCGCGCTACTTTGCTTTTGATAAGGAATGGTTGGATGGTGTTGAGAGGCGTGCTTTATTTCCAGAAATACAAGTATCTCCAGATGCTTTGGAAAAATTATTGCATTCCAAGAAACAGGTTACCAAGGATGTTGAAGATTTGCGTTTCAAGATACACATTTTAAGTCAACATGTGGAAGATCTTAAGCATCAATTGATATCCTCTGAAGCTGTTTTGGAGAGTATCATTCAACAAGAAGCGGTTCTTAGTGCCCCTATTGGCTATTAG